The genomic DNA GCAGCAAATCGGGAACAGCAGCCATGAGATGCGCCCCTGCGGCGTGGGCCAATCCGGTCTCGAACATGCACCCGCCATAAACCTCGATCCCGCCAGCACGGGCAATCGCAGCAACCTCCAGCGCCCGGCGAATTCCGCCTGATTTCATTATTTTCAGCGAAAAGATGTCGGCGATGCGATTTTGCACGCCATACAATGCGCCTTTCGGGTCAAAAACGCTTTCGTCGGCCATAATCGGCGTATCGATGACATGGGTAATATGTGCCAGCGCCTCGCGCTCATGCATCTTCACAGGTTGCTCAATGAAGGTAGGGCGAAACGCCTCGATATCGCGGATGCACCGCACAGCGTCATAGGCTGGCAAACCCTGATTGTAGTCGATGCGAATGTCGACCTCGTCACCATAGATTTTGCGCAGTTTTGCACACCGCATCAGGTCAAAGCGGTGCCCGGCAAATCCGGTCTTGAACTTGAAGATTCGAACACCGTCTTCCCACATTGCCGCAATGTCATTAAGGTCTGCGTCAAAGTCGGGATTGGCAATCGAGAAGCTCATCGCCATACTGTCGCGCATCCGAGGCGGACATGGCGGCGACAGCAAAACTGGTCGCCACCGTTATGGTGGTTTTTGACATTTTTCAGGCTCCCTTTTTAGCTTGGTGGTTATCCCTGCGTGCAGGAATTCGGTTCTGGAAATGGGTCTGGAACCGCATTGGGTCATAAGCGGCCAGATCGATATTCTCCCATTGCCCAGTGACAATACCGGCCAGAATTCGACCGGTTTTGGGGCCGGCGGTCAAACCGATATGGTGATGACCAAAGCCCGCAATTATACCTGTGTTGTTGATTTCGCCGATCAACGGCAAGCTGTCGGATGGCGCGGGTCGGTGACCGAGCCATGGTTTCTCGCCCTCAAATGAAAAGGCAGGAAAGCTCTCTTTCACTTTGCGTCGCAACAGCGCCAGTGGTGCCTTCGACGAACCGGCCTGCAGGCCGCCGAATTCGACGATCCCGGCACACCGCAGACCGTTTTCCATGGGAGTGGCGACGAATTTTCCGGTCGTCAGCATCAGCGGTGTGCGCGGCCCGTTGACCGGCGCGCTGAACTCGATGTGATAGCCCCGCTCGGTTTCCAGAGGCACCGAGAGGCCAAGCTTTTTTGCCAAAGCCCCCGACCAGACACCGGCCGCGAGGATCACGTGGGAACAGCTCAGCGTTTCGTCCCTGGTGACCACCGCGCTGACACGGCCATCTTCAAACGTAAAATCGGACACATCGGCCTTGAGGAACTTTGCGCCGAGATCTTCCGCCGCGCGCGCCAGTGCGGCGATGTATGAACCCGGGTCCCGGATATAGCCGTGATCCCGCATGACGGCCAAAAGCTTCAGGTCCGGGGAAAGGTTGGGCTCAAATTCCCGAACAGCAGATCCTTCGATCAATTCCGGTTCAAATCCTGCGGATTTCCGCAACATCCAGGTGTACTGATCCGCCTCGAATGCCGCCCGATTTGGGTAGACAAAACTGTAATCAGAAGACGTCAACCATTGCGCCGCAGCTGTTCCCTTTGTCAGGGCTCGGTGCTGTTCCATGGAGTCATACGTAATTGGCGCGATCCCGCGCGCGATCCGACGGGTGTCGTTGTCGTTGGCATTTGAAAGGTATTTCAACAGCCATGGTGCAAGACGTGGCAGATAGGACCAGCGCAAGAACAGCGGGAAGTTGGGGTCGAGCAGCATCTTCGGGCTTTTTCTGACCATTCCCGGAGCTGTCACCGGAGCCACTGAACATGCCGCAAGGATTCCGGCATTTCCGAAAGATGCGGCTTTTTCGCTGCCTGGTGCCTGGGCATCGACAATGGTGACGTCAACGCCCTTCCGCAACAACCAGATCGCCGCCGACACGCCGACAATGCCGGCGCCGACAACGACCACATGTTGAGGGTCAGGTTTTGACATGGTGCGCCCAATCCACAAAATGGTTCAGCCAGATAATCCGCATGCCAATATATATACAGAACTGTATGCAGAGTTAAAGACAAATGTTTCCTTATGCTGTTTTTTTGGATAACAATGCTTGAAACAGGAGCATTGAGGAACGAATGAGCAAGTCAGAGAGCAGCGTCGACCGGGCCTATTTGACACTTCGCCAGAAGGCCACGGACTTCGAATTCAAACCTGGCGAGCGTTTGAACGAGACAGCGCTGACGAGCACGCTGATGGTCAGCCGCACGCCACTTCGCGAGGCGCTCAACCGTCTGGTGGCAGAAGGTTTCCTGACATTCGTTCTGGGCAAGGGTTTTTTCTGCAGGCCGCTGAGTCCTGAAAAAATTCTGGAGCTCTATCAGTTGCGGTGCGCCCTTGAAACCGAAGCGGTAATCCGGACCATCGAAACAGCGAGCGACAACGAGATCCACCATGTCGTCACATATCTGGACGAGGTCGAAAAATCATATGCGGTTTGTACCGATCTGAATGAGCTTTTGAGAATGGACGAGGAGTTCCACATGAAGCTCGCTGCGCTTTCAGGCAACCAGGAACTCCTGAAATTCCTGAGCAATATCAACGAACGGATCCGGTATGTCAGGATCATCAACCTTCGCCAGTTGCGTGACCGAAGGGGGATTTCAGCAGATGATGAAACGTCGCTGTCCGCCCATCGCGTTATTCTTAGTGCGGTCAAGGCTCGCGACACGGATCGCGCGATTACAGCTATGAGAGATCATATAGAACGTCGCAGCGAGCAGACGGTGGAACTGGTCCGCATGGCATATTCTCAGCTCTACGTTCCCGGCGCCTAGTGCGTTTCATCGTCAGATCAAATCATTTGACCGGATTTGCGGGTCTGCCGGCAAGGCCGAGCAAAGGGTCGTCCAGATGCACGGAAAACCGATCCGGGACCAGGGCTTGCTGAAACCAATGAATAAAGCTGTAAATCGAGAACACCGGCAATCCGGTCAGCTTGCGAACCTCTGCCGCATAAGGTGTCATGTTGGTGCATTCCAGAATGATGGCACCTAAGTCCGCGTGTTCCGTCACCAATTGCCTTGCGGCGTCACACATGTCCTGCCGGCAAGCCTCGAAATCAATTTCAGCCGCGTCTCCAAGGATGTCGCGCGTAAACACCCGGCCATTTTCGGTGCCGACGATGGGCGTATCCAAAGGCACATTGGCTGCCGTCAAATGTGCTGCCGTCAGCGTTTCTTTCGAAATGGTCAGAATGCCTGCGCGTTTGCCTGCTGGCAGCATCGCTTGCACCATCTGCATCTGCATCAGCGAAGAGGTGGCAACCGGTACCGCTACAGCTTCTGCCAATTGATCTTGTACAATCGACAGGAACCCGCAATTGGTGGTGATTCCATCGCAACCGCTTGCAACAAGGTCCCTGGCAGCATCGATGAATTTGTCAACCAGCAGGCGGGCGTCATTGCGCACGACCAGTTCAGGCGTCGCACTCCGCACAACGCGATACTGGACTGGAAAAGGCCATGTCGTTGCGTTGCCGATGTCACCTGGAATGCGCGGAAACTGTGTTTCGAGCATTAAAATTCCAAGGCTTGCACCGTAAATTGTCTTGCCACCTTTTTGGGTCAACATCGTCACTCGCCTTCCTGAAACCTGCTGCAATTGTCTTCGCCTGCACGATCTGAAGACAGTAGTGTATACAGCTATGCGCAGAGTCAATCAATTTTTGCCGAGGTCACACCCAAGGCCTGCCGGCGGCTCTGATAGACCGGAGAAATCATAACATTCGAGCTCCAAAATGAACTCAACTGGACAGGCTCGGGAGACGAAGATGACGGGCAAAACACAGGAAGCCGGATTCACTCCGATCCGTCATCCCTGTACGTTTCCGGGAATTCGGCACGCGGAGACGTGGCATCGCGTGACGCCCGGTAAACGTCAAGCGACCAGGTCTTTCTGGATCCCTGGAACAAGTCCGGGGACGACGATGGGAGGAAGGTTGGGGAAACCGGAGCGGCGAATTTACGCCACTCTCGTCATAACGGGAGATTTCGATTGGAGACCAGCGGCCCAAACCGGAAAGGCGAATTCATCCCAACCCGTCTTCCTCGGACTTGTTCCGGGGATCCAGAATTCCGACTGAAAATCCGCTGCAGGGCTGGGTTTGGGGATCTCGGATGCGGCCATCCGGTGTGGCGTCAAGGGGACCGGCTTGTAGCCGGTGTGATGCCAAGGGGGCCTGAGGCGCAGATGCGCCTCAGAACGTTTTGAATTTTCCGGTTTCAATTTCGTGCTGACGCCGTTCCAGATCATGGATCGAGACAGAATCGTTGAGATAGTTGCGGATCACGGTCTGCCGGTCGACAGGCCGGAAGGCCGATCCAATACGCGCTAAAGATGTTCTAAGAGACATGTTTGCTCTCCTTTCATGACCTTCTATATAGATCACGCAAGCGCAAAGAGACGTGCAATGATTGCATGGATGCCATGCGGCCGGCGAATGAAGCCGTTTAATCCTGAAACCGGCCCCCGACGCGCTGCATCTGTTCAGGCGTATCCAGATCAAACGAGGCCGCCGGACCAATTTCAACCTCGTGGACGAATTCAGCGAATTCGCCGATCAGATGACGCCCGCCCGTATCGCCCTGTATACCGGACAGGGCATTCAGAAACCGCGCTGACCAGAGTACCGGATTGCCGCGTTTACCGCGATCGGTCGGGACGATGATTTCCCGGCCCTGCGCCGGATCAAAACCGGCGATCAGTTTCAAAATGACATCCTGCGATATAAGCGGCATGTCGCCGAGCAGAACGACAACGCCATCCGGCGGCGATGTCCGGCTTGCCAAAGCCTGTATGCCGGTGCGCAAAGATGTCGACAGGCCCCGGTCGAACTCCGGATTGAACACGATCTGCTTTTCGATGCCCTCAAGCGCCGCCTCAATCTGCTCTGGTTGCGCCCCGGTGACGACGGTCAGATCGGCACCAAGCGCGTTGCGCACCGCTTCGGCAACGTGGCGTACCAGCGGCATTCCATCCAGCTCGGCAATCAGCTTGTTATTGGCGCCCATGCGCTTGCTCTGGCCTGCGGCGAGCAGCAGCGCGGCGATTCTGGGTGATCCAGTATACTGGCTCAGCTCCAGTTCACGGGGCTGCGGCCGGCTGACGATTTCCATCAGCAGCCCCCCGACACCCATCGCCGAAATATCCTCTGCCCTGACCGGTATACCGGCCAGAATTCGGTTCAGCACCCAGTCAAACCCGTTTTCCACCGGCGAGCGGGCACAGCCCGGAGCGCCGATCACGGGCCGACCTGCCAACTCGCCCAGAAACAACAGGTTTCCAGGGTCCACCGGCATGCCGACATGGAGCACTGTGCC from Pararhizobium sp. IMCC3301 includes the following:
- a CDS encoding enolase C-terminal domain-like protein, yielding MAMSFSIANPDFDADLNDIAAMWEDGVRIFKFKTGFAGHRFDLMRCAKLRKIYGDEVDIRIDYNQGLPAYDAVRCIRDIEAFRPTFIEQPVKMHEREALAHITHVIDTPIMADESVFDPKGALYGVQNRIADIFSLKIMKSGGIRRALEVAAIARAGGIEVYGGCMFETGLAHAAGAHLMAAVPDLLLQCEFYMANYYAQEDILTQPFPVRNGRVHVPTGPGLGVEVDPAMLAKYAVEDPLL
- a CDS encoding FAD-binding oxidoreductase yields the protein MSKPDPQHVVVVGAGIVGVSAAIWLLRKGVDVTIVDAQAPGSEKAASFGNAGILAACSVAPVTAPGMVRKSPKMLLDPNFPLFLRWSYLPRLAPWLLKYLSNANDNDTRRIARGIAPITYDSMEQHRALTKGTAAAQWLTSSDYSFVYPNRAAFEADQYTWMLRKSAGFEPELIEGSAVREFEPNLSPDLKLLAVMRDHGYIRDPGSYIAALARAAEDLGAKFLKADVSDFTFEDGRVSAVVTRDETLSCSHVILAAGVWSGALAKKLGLSVPLETERGYHIEFSAPVNGPRTPLMLTTGKFVATPMENGLRCAGIVEFGGLQAGSSKAPLALLRRKVKESFPAFSFEGEKPWLGHRPAPSDSLPLIGEINNTGIIAGFGHHHIGLTAGPKTGRILAGIVTGQWENIDLAAYDPMRFQTHFQNRIPARRDNHQAKKGA
- a CDS encoding GntR family transcriptional regulator, yielding MSKSESSVDRAYLTLRQKATDFEFKPGERLNETALTSTLMVSRTPLREALNRLVAEGFLTFVLGKGFFCRPLSPEKILELYQLRCALETEAVIRTIETASDNEIHHVVTYLDEVEKSYAVCTDLNELLRMDEEFHMKLAALSGNQELLKFLSNINERIRYVRIINLRQLRDRRGISADDETSLSAHRVILSAVKARDTDRAITAMRDHIERRSEQTVELVRMAYSQLYVPGA
- a CDS encoding aspartate/glutamate racemase family protein, with amino-acid sequence MLTQKGGKTIYGASLGILMLETQFPRIPGDIGNATTWPFPVQYRVVRSATPELVVRNDARLLVDKFIDAARDLVASGCDGITTNCGFLSIVQDQLAEAVAVPVATSSLMQMQMVQAMLPAGKRAGILTISKETLTAAHLTAANVPLDTPIVGTENGRVFTRDILGDAAEIDFEACRQDMCDAARQLVTEHADLGAIILECTNMTPYAAEVRKLTGLPVFSIYSFIHWFQQALVPDRFSVHLDDPLLGLAGRPANPVK
- a CDS encoding molybdopterin-binding/glycosyltransferase family 2 protein; translation: MKLLDLPPADATGTLLAHSQDGELDGKKVRLKKGTLLSAQDIAALQARGHASITVAQLDAQDVHEDEAALRLARAVCGPHMRVDQPFTGRANLFAQKAGLFLADADLVDRINRCDPSMTLATLPPYTAVEAGRMVATVKIIPFAVPGAVLQSCIGAASDGALSVAGFRAARVGLVATRLPTLREKIMDKTRKVLAGRLEASGSTVFEEIRTPHETAAVANAISLLADKNADLIVLVGASAMIDADDVLPQALRRAGGTVLHVGMPVDPGNLLFLGELAGRPVIGAPGCARSPVENGFDWVLNRILAGIPVRAEDISAMGVGGLLMEIVSRPQPRELELSQYTGSPRIAALLLAAGQSKRMGANNKLIAELDGMPLVRHVAEAVRNALGADLTVVTGAQPEQIEAALEGIEKQIVFNPEFDRGLSTSLRTGIQALASRTSPPDGVVVLLGDMPLISQDVILKLIAGFDPAQGREIIVPTDRGKRGNPVLWSARFLNALSGIQGDTGGRHLIGEFAEFVHEVEIGPAASFDLDTPEQMQRVGGRFQD